The proteins below are encoded in one region of Colletotrichum lupini chromosome 5, complete sequence:
- a CDS encoding glycosyl hydrolase family 31, translating to MARKLSVLGLLSAVASAAVIRRDYPSDDALSKCPGYKASNVQLSSTGLTADLSLAGEACNAHTADTRLHVKIQDAANQVYQIPNSVFPRPEATSLTIAESKLQFNYTENPFSFSVSRSDTGEVLFDTSGANIVFESQYLRLRTKLPENPNLYGLGEHSDPFRLNTTDYIRTLWSQDSYGIPSGANLYGNHPVYYEHRKNGTHGVFFLNSNGMDVFINKTEESGQYLQYNTLGGVLDFYFVSGPSPIEVAQQYAQITGLPAMMPYWGLGFHQCRYGYRDVFDVAEVVYNYSIAEIPLETMWTDIDYMDRRRVFSLDPERYPLAKVRQLVDKLHENDQHYIVMVDPAVAYVESPTLQRGIDDNIWLLRSNGSVWIGVVWPGVTVFPDFFAENITSFWNNEFAQFFSADKGVDIDALWIDMNEPSNFPCYFPCDDPYGSAVGFPPEPPAVRENPRPLPGWPCDFQPPGTDCGNNQTKRSDVLVRKQMSPRMVPAGQTFDNLVLAERQSSGDQKGLPDRDLLFPKYAIHNKAAWDTESNAARGGISNKTVNTDVIHQNGLAMYDTHNLYGSMMSSASRVAMEARRPGLRPLIITRSTFAGVGKHVGHWLGDNLSNWQQYRVSISQLMQFAAVYQVPMVGSDACGFGDNTNEQLCARWAALAAFSSFYRNHNSIDSISQEFYRWDTVADSARKAIAIRYRLLDYIYTALYQQTKDGTPLINPLFYLYPEDEKTFGLDLQYFYGDAILVAPVTEENSTSVDVYLPDDVFYDWYTHEAIQGTGATISLTDKDYTTIPLFIRGGTVLPLRANSTMTTKQLREENFELLIAAGRDGTAKGQLYLDDGVSEEQAGITLVTFDYKDGKVSVDGEFKYSTPLKVSKVTLLSGGTPAKRQETIKTVAVEYALTGPFVIELN from the exons ATGGCGAGAAAGCTTTCTGTCCTCGGACTACTCAGCGCAGTAGCTTCAGCTGCTGTGATCCGCAGAGACTATCCTAGCGACGACGCGCTTTCGAAATGCCCGGGCTACAAGGCTTCCAACGTCCAGCTGTCCTCGACTGGATTGACAGCAGACTTGTCGCTGGCCGGTGAAGCATGCAATGC ACATACTGCAGATACCCGTCTCCACGTCAAGATCCAGGATGCCGCGAACCAGGTGTACCAGATCCCCAACTCTGTGTTTCCCCGCCCCGAGGCCACCAGCTTGACCATCGCAGAATCCAAGCTGCAATTCAACTACACCGAGAACCCCTTTTCCTTCAGCGTGAGCCGTTCCGACACAGGCGAGGTTCTCTTCGACACTTCCGGAGCCAACATCGTCTTTGAAAGCCAGTACCTCCGCCTCCGGACCAAGCTGCCCGAGAACCCCAACCTGTACGGTCTGGGCGAGCATTCGGATCCCTTCCGTCTGAACACGACTGACTACATCCGCACGTTGTGGTCCCAGGATTCGTACGGCATTCCCTCTGGTGCCAATTTGTATGGTAACCACCCCGTCTACTACGAGCACCGCAAGAATGGCACCCACGGAGTCTTCTTCTTGAACTCCAACGGCATGGACGTCTTCATCAACAAGACGGAGGAGTCTGGGCAATATCTTCAGTACAACACCCTCGGCGGAGTCCTCGACTTCTACTTTGTTTCCGGTCCTTCTCCCATCGAGGTGGCCCAGCAATACGCTCAGATTACCGGCCTGCCAGCCATGATGCCATACTGGGGTCTAGGTTTCCACCAATGCCGTTACGGATACCGCGATGTCTTTGACGTTGCTGAGGTTGTCTACAACTACAGCATCGCCGAGATCCCCCTCGAGACTATGTGGACCGACATTGATTACATGGACAGGCGAAG AGTATTCTCTCTCGACCCTGAGCGTTACCCCCTGGCCAAGGTCCGCCAGCTTGTCGACAAGCTTCACGAAAATGATCAGCACTATATCGTCATGGTAGACCCTGCAGTGGCCTACGTCGAATCACCCACCCTGCAACGCGGCATTGACGACAACATCTGGCTTCTCCGTAGCAACGGTTCCGTCTGGATCGGCGTCGTCTGGCCTGGTGTTACTGTGTTCCCTGATTTCTTCGCAGAGAACATCACTTCCTTCTGGAACAATGAGTTTGCTCAATTCTTCTCGGCCGATAAGGGAGTCGACATTGATGCCCTTTGGATCGACATGAACGAGCCGTCAAACTTCCCCTGCTACTTCCCCTGCGACGATCCTTACGGTTCCGCTGTTGGGTTCCCTCCCGAGCCCCCAGCCGTCCGCGAGAACCCCAGACCTCTCCCCGGCTGGCCTTGCGATTTCCAACCTCCTGGAACCGACTGCGGTAACAACCAGACCAAGCGATCTGATGTCCTCGTTCGAAAGCAGATGTCGCCTAGAATGGTGCCCGCCGGACAGACGTTTGACAATTTGGTGCTCGCCGAGAGACAATCATCCGGTGATCAGAAGGGTCTGCCCGACCGCGATCTTCTCTTCCCCAAGTACGCCATCCACAACAAGGCCGCTTGGGACACTGAGTCGAACGCAGCCCGTGGTGGTATTTCTAACAAGACCGTGAACACGGACGTGATCCACCAAAACGGCCTGGCCATGTACGATACCCATAATCTTTACGGCTCCATGATGTCCTCAGCCTCCCGAGTTGCCATGGAAGCCCGCCGTCCGGGTCTTCGCCCCCTCATCATCACCCGCTCCACATTCGCCGGCGTCGGAAAGCATGTAGGCCACTGGCTCGGCGACAACCTTTCCAACTGGCAACAGTACCGCGTCTCCATCTCCCAGCTGATGCAGTTTGCTGCTGTGTATCAGGTGCCTATGGTCGGCTCCGATGCTTGCGGTTTCGGCGACAACACCAACGAACAGCTCTGCGCGCGCTGGGCCGCCCTCGCCGCCTTCTCCTCATTCTACCGTAACCATAACTCCATCGACAGTATTTCGCAGGAGTTTTATCGCTGGGACACGGTGGCTGACAGCGCTCGCAAGGCCATCGCCATCCGCTACCGCCTGCTTGACTACATCTACACTGCCCTGTACCAGCAGACCAAGGACGGCACTCCGCTCATCAACCCGCTCTTCTACCTCTACCCCGAGGACGAGAAGACGTTCGGTCTAGACCTTCAGTACTTCTACGGTGACGCCATTCTCGTCGCGCCCGTGACGGAAGAGAACTCAACTTCAGTTGATGTCTACCTCCCTGACGACGTCTTCTATGACTGGTACACCCACGAGGCTATCCAGGGCACCGGTGCCACAATTTCCCTGACAGACAAGGACTACACCACGATCCCGCTCTTCATCCGCGGCGGCACCGTGCTGCCTCTGCGCGCGAACAGCACCATGACGACGAAGCAGCTGCGTGAGGAGAACTTTGAGCTCTTGATTGCGGCTGGCAGGGATGGCACTGCAAAGGGCCAGCTATATCTCGACGATGGTGTCAGTGAGGAACAGGCAGGTATCACGCTCGTCACCTTTGATTACAAGGATGGCAAGGTTTCCGTGGATGGCGAATTCAAGTACTCGACGCCGCTTAAGGTCTCCAAGGTTACGCTTCTCAGTGGAGGTACTCCTGCGAAGAGACAGGAGACCATCAAGACGGTTGCTGTCGAGTACGCCTTGACTGGACCTTTCGTGATCGAGCTCAACTGA
- a CDS encoding amino acid permease — protein MLELRATRSPSDQGMSDPIDAAEGAKLERNISIRHMVFMALGGSIGAGLFVGSGAALGSGGPLSLVLNFALVGFGVTCTMGCLGELAAAYPVAGAFYEYSRRMISEPWGFAMGWNFVFNWLIVFPFELTVIAAQIKYWAPDLQPAFVITPILIVLTATSFLGSKWFGEIEHALGIGKALAITVFIFVAIFIITGAVPSDPRHGTGAKFWHDPGAVKNGISGFFLVFRTAGMSYGGTELLGLTAAECKNPQKALPLATKIVFGRIFFFYIISLLLLGFVVPSDDPGLASTGHGAKYSPFTLAAQLANIQHLPSFFNALIVLAIISMANTSIFAASRAFQAICERGMGPRWGATVKWGVPVYAFAITSVFGLLAFINLAPGGGAIFDWLLSLSGASNYYTWASICVSHIRFRKAWAAQGNDTSQLLWRSPFGVWGGWVGLAICFIGLAANVLTAIWPIGGHDAQAVIRDNIGTIIPIVLYIGYRVWQSIIMKVKQPMLVPLDDMDVQTGIRLLEDVPISDDGGVTLVRGEK, from the exons ATGTTGGAGCTGAGGGCCACGAGGTCACCAAGCGACCAAGGCATGTCCGATCCCATCGACGCCGCCGAAGGCGCTAAGCTCGAGCGAAACATCTCCATACGGCATATGGTATTCATGGCTTTGGGTGGCTCCATTGGTGCCGGCCTCTTCGTCGGTTCTGGTGCTGCTCTCGGCTCTGGCGGACCCCTATCTCTCGTCCTCAACTTCGCTCTCGTCGGCTTCGGCGTAACATGTACCATGGGCTGCCTGGGTGAACTGGCCG CCGCGTATCCTGTAGCAGGCGCCTTTTACGAGTATTCGAGACGCATGATATCAGAACCCTGGGGATTCGCAATGGGCTGGAACTTCGTGTTTAACTGGCTCATTGTCTTTCCTTTCGAGCTCACGGTGATCGCAGCTCAAATCAAGTACTGGGCCCCAGACTTACAGCCGGCCTTTGTGATAACGCCAATACTGATCGTTCTGACCGCGACCTCGTTCCTCGGCTCCAAGTGGTTCGGCGAAATTGAACATGCCCTCGGCATCGGCAAGGCCCTCGCTATCACCGTCTTCATCTTTGTTGCGATCTTCATTATCACTGGCGCCGTTCCATCAGATCCACG ACACGGAACAGGAGCTAAGTTCTGGCATGACCCCGGTGCGGTGAAGAATGGCATATCGGGCTTTTTCCTCGTATTCCGAACCGCCGGCATGTCCTACGGTGGCACGGAGCTCCTGGGCCTGACGGCGGCTGAGTGCAAGAATCCCCAGAAAGCCCTACCTTTGGCGACCAAGATCGTATTTGGCCgcatcttcttcttctatATCATATCGCTCCTCTTGCTCGGTTTCGTCGTCCCGTCCGATGACCCTGGCTTGGCCTCAACCGGCCACGGTGCCAAGTATAGCCCTTTCACACTCGCAGCACAACTCGCCAACATCCAGCATCTCCCGAGCTTCTTCAACGCCCTTATCGTTTTGGCAATCATTTCAATGGCCAACACCAGCATCTTCGCTGCCAGCCGAGCCTTCCAAGCTATCTGCGAAAGGGGCATGGGCCCTCGGTGGGGAGCCACCGTGAAATGGGGCGTGCCTGTATATGCCTTCGCCATCACGTCCGTTTTTGGCCTCCTTGCCTTTATCAACCTGGcgcccggcggcggcgccatCTTTGACTGGCTATTGAGCCTTTCGGGAGCTAGCAACTACTACACGTGGGCGTCCATCTGCGTCAGTCATATTCGTTTCCGCAAGGCATGGGCTGCGCAGGGAAATGATACCAGTCAGCTTCTCTGGAGGAGCCCCTTTGGCGTCTGGGGAGGCTGGGTTGGACTCGCCATTTGCTTTATAGGGCTCGCTGCAAATGTCCTGACGGCAATTTGGCCCATCGGTGGTCATGATGCGCAGGCCGTCATCCGCGACAACATTGGAACGATTATCCCGATTGTGTTGTATATCGGCTATCGGGTTTGGCAGTCGATAATCATGAAGGTGAAGCAGCCTATGCTCGTCCCATTGGATGACATGGATGTGCAGACGGGTATCCGTCTGCTTGAGGATGTTCCCATCTCGGACGACGGGGGAGTCACTTTAGTCCGTGGTGAAAAGTGA
- a CDS encoding MCM2/3/5 family protein gives MSSPLRSNPSSANRGLATQSSRKRGRTNGDDGSSIGPASSPMPSSPPAPFMAHGGDDDEDIEDEAEIQDDLDELDEMAEDEVDLFREGFEVDYTARDDDGYEGIDIDDEGEYGDMDLAARRRLEATLNRRDREVARRQRVPAAFLPGEDDEGDIDLSAQPRRRRHRYDEDPDEDMDADIMDEELSLEALQDIKAASLTEWVSQPFVQRTIKREFKAFLTEYTDDHGSSVYGNRIRTLGEINAESLEVSYEELSTSKAILAYFLANAPSEMLKLFDEVAMDVVLLHYPDYERIHSEIHVRIFDLPVHYTLRQLRQSHLNCLVRVSGVVTKRTGVFPQLKYVKFDCTKCGVTLGPFQQEANTEVKVSYCQACQSRGPFTLNSEKTVYRNYQKLTLQESPGTVPAGRLPRHRDVILLWDLIDKAKPGEEIEVTGVYRNNYDAQLNNRNGFPVFATILEANNVVKSHDQLAGFRMTEEDENEIRKLSREPGIIEKIINSMAPSIYGHNDIKTAVALSLFGGVAKVGRGSHQVRGDINVLLLGDPGTAKSQVLKYVEKTAHRAVFATGQGASAVGLTASVRRDPLTSEWTLEGGALVLADKGTCLIDEFDKMNDQDRTSIHEAMEQQTISISKAGIVTTLQARCGIIAAANPIGGRYNSTIPFSANVELTEPILSRFDILCVVRDTVEPEEDERLARFIVGSHSRSHPSTSQPGEDSMDVEHESENQETQAESQKKESEIPQELLRKYILYARDRVSPKLYNMDEDKVARLFADMRRESLATGAYPITVRHLEAIIRISEAFAKMRLSEYCKAEDIDRAIAVTVESFVGSQKVSCKKALARAFAKYTLNKPGSQRRAGAGSQATRRAGAVRA, from the exons ATGAG TTCTCCCCTCCGAAGCAACCCCAGCTCTGCCAACAGAGGACTGGCCACACAATCGAGTCGCAAGCGTGGTCGCACAAATGGCGACGATGGATCATCGATCGGCCCAGCTTCGAGTCCTATGCCATCATCGCCTCCTGCTCCTTTCATGGCGCATGGTggggacgacgacgaggacatCGAGGACGAGGCGGAAATTCAGGATGACTTGGACGAGCTTGATGAAATGGCCGAAGATGAAGTCGATCTTTTCCGAGAGGGGTTCGAAGTAGACTACACAGCTAGGGACGATGATGGATATGAAGGTATCGACATCGACGACGAAGGCGAATATGGAGACATGGACCTAGCTGCCAGACGACGGCTCGAGGCCACGCTCAACCGCAGAGACCGAGAAGTCGCTCGACGCCAACGAGTGCCTGCTGCTTTCCTGCCTGGGGAAGACGACGAAGGCGATATTGACCTCTCGGCCCAACCTCGACGTAGGCGCCATCGCTACGATGAGGACCCTGATGAAGACATGGATGCGGACATCATGGACGAAGAGCTTTCCCTCGAGGCCCTACAGGATATCAAGGCAGCTAGTCTGACGGAATGGGTGTCCCAACCTTTTGTGCAACGAACCATCAAGAGAGAGTTCAAAGCTTTCTTGACGGAGTACACCGACGACCACGGCTCCTCTGTTTACGGAAACCGCATTCGTACCCTTGGTGAGATCAACGCCGAGTCTCTCGAAGTCTCTTACGAAGAACTCTCAACATCCAAAGCAATTCTTGCCTACTTCTTGGCCAACGCACCCTCCGAGATGCTTAAGCTCTTTGATGAGGTTGCCATGGACGTTGTGCTCCTTCACTACCCCGACTACGAGCGTATTCACTCCGAGATCCACGTCCGCATTTTCGACCTTCCCGTTCACTATACCCTGAGACAGCTTCGTCAGTCTCACCTGAACTGTTTGGTGCGTGTCAGTGGAGTCGTCACCAAGAGAACTGGCGTCTTCCCTCAGCTCAAGTATGTCAAATTTGACTGCACCAAGTGCGGGGTCACACTCGGCCCATTCCAGCAAGAAGCCAACACCGAGGTCAAAGTCTCGTACTGCCAAGCCTGCCAGTCCCGAGGCCCGTTTACCCTGAACTCCGAGAAGACGGTCTACCGCAACTACCAGAAGCTTACCCTTCAGGAGTCGCCCGGCACTGTCCCCGCTGGTCGTTTGCCTCGCCACCGAGATGTCATCCTTCTCTGGGATCTCATCGACAAGGCCAAGCCTGGTGAAGAGATCGAAGTGACCGGCGTATACAGAAACAACTACGACGCTCAGTTGAATAACAGGAACGGATTCCCTGTTTTCGCCACTATCCTTGAAGCAAACAATGTTGTCAAGTCCCACGACCAGCTGGCAGGCTTCCGCATGACGGAGGAAGATGAGAACGAGATTCGCAAATTGTCTCGCGAACCCGGCATTATCGAGAAGATCATCAACTCCATGGCGCCGAGCATCTATGGCCATAATGATATCAAGACTGCTGTGGCGCTGTCCTTATTTGGAGGCGTTGCTAAAGTAGGACGAGGCTCTCACCAGGTCCGTGGAGACATTAACGTTCTGTTGCTGGGTGATCCCGGTACGGCGAAGTCCCAAGTTCTCAAGTATGTGGAAAAGACGGCCCATCGAGCCGTTTTCGCAACGGGACAGGGAGCTAGTGCAGTCGGTTTGACAGCCAGTGTTCGGAGAGATCCTTTGACGAGCGAGTGGACTCTCGAAGGTGGCGCTTTGGTGCTTGCCGACAAGGGCACCTGCCTGATTGACGAATTCGACAAGATGAACGACCAGGACAGGACGTCCATCCACGAAGCCATGGAGCAACAGACGATTTCCATCTCCAAGGCCGGTATCGTCACGACTCTTCAGGCGCGCTGCGGTATCATTGCTGCAGCCAACCCTATTGGTGGGCGGTACAACTCAACGATTCCCTTCTCCGCCAACGTGGAACTTACGGAGCCCATCTTGTCTCGTTTCGACATTCTTTGCGTCGTCCGGGATACCGTTGAGCCTGAAGAGGATGAGCGTCTTGCGCGGTTCATCGTTGGCTCTCACAGCCGCAGTCATCCGTCGACATCACAGCCCGGTGAGGATTCGATGGATGTTGAGCACGAGTCAGAGAACCAGGAAACGCAAGCAGAATCACAGAAGAAGGAGAGTGAGATCCCTCAGGAACTTCTCCGCAAGTACATTCTATATGCGCGCGATCGCGTGAGTCCCAAGCTGTACAACATGGACGAAGACAAGGTCGCGCGTCTGTTCGCCGATATGAGAAGAGAATCCCTGGCAACTGGCGCGTATCCTATCACG GTGCGTCATCTCGAAGCCATTATCCGTATCAGCGAGGCCTTCGCAAAGATGAGACTGTCGGAGTACTGTAAAGCGGAAGATATTGACAGAGCCATTGCCGTAACTGTCGAAAGTTTCGTTGGAAGCCAGAAGGTCAGCTGCAAGAAGGCATTGGCACGCGCCTTCGCCAAGTACACATTGAACAAGCCGGGTTCCCAAAGGAGGGCTGGCGCCGGAAGCCAGGCGACGAGACGAGCGGGTGCAGTCCGAGCCTAA